A genome region from Candidatus Kryptobacter tengchongensis includes the following:
- a CDS encoding LPP20 lipoprotein, with protein MKRIILIAILFIFSTSIYAGEKPAWITTKKHPRYPERLYILGVGAAKKTKNKIEDIQKANNEAFADIVKQIRVTVESKTVVEQLEIISGKKVESAERASAELQVTSELKIGGLKIVETYFDDDDDIYYSLAVLERETAGKELKDKLNQYYNAYSKNLEFAKNNILKGNIYQAMLGLVEAYKNIPLYNDLLPLYRFITRPLAEASIDNEWKANDALLISEIKSIAQDLFSRVKVEKIEGEEQEIKFNQPLKPLLLKIVYIDGEKTYPVSGIKFKFSFQTGAGKISEVGISDNSGIVKCEIFELKPHQENYYVIFAKIDLSEFNIFGRYDEYAEWNEFLRRNESETIFTLKKTVTTLDDKIRDLVLNLVSKIPPELETISILRIYYQDKLPGPMASYLKQKIELAIERYTKFSLISDEQIKMVSVKYANLGYSSDELGAPESFGRFAGSKVVITGSYWESGDVIDLNLKATDAMKKIVLSTANVNIPKSFLPNIPLAPENYNPKVDDELIKSERKGEELKVELWVDRPDGIYYEGDTIEIFVRSNRDCYVQLVYYDAQGNAILVFPHKKEWNNKIEANKIYKVPGNFVIEPPFGREILKAFASENPFPLPKGKERSGLILIENPSVYLSNVRGLGLKSEDYAESSVVITTLKK; from the coding sequence ATGAAAAGGATTATTCTGATTGCGATTTTGTTTATTTTCTCAACTTCAATTTACGCAGGTGAAAAACCAGCTTGGATAACAACAAAGAAACACCCAAGGTATCCCGAGCGACTTTACATTCTTGGAGTTGGTGCAGCAAAAAAGACAAAAAATAAAATTGAAGATATTCAAAAGGCAAACAATGAAGCATTTGCAGATATCGTAAAGCAAATAAGAGTTACTGTTGAATCAAAAACAGTTGTTGAACAATTGGAAATTATATCGGGCAAAAAAGTTGAATCCGCTGAACGTGCATCAGCTGAGCTTCAAGTCACAAGTGAACTTAAAATTGGGGGATTAAAAATTGTTGAAACTTATTTTGATGACGACGATGACATTTACTATTCACTTGCCGTCCTTGAAAGGGAAACCGCTGGGAAAGAACTTAAAGACAAACTTAATCAATATTATAACGCATATTCTAAAAACCTTGAGTTTGCAAAAAACAACATCTTAAAAGGGAATATTTATCAAGCGATGTTGGGTCTCGTTGAGGCTTATAAAAACATACCGCTCTATAACGACTTACTTCCACTTTACAGATTTATCACAAGACCACTTGCCGAGGCAAGCATTGATAACGAATGGAAAGCTAACGATGCATTGTTAATTTCAGAGATTAAATCAATTGCGCAGGACTTATTCTCAAGGGTAAAAGTTGAAAAAATAGAAGGTGAAGAGCAGGAGATAAAATTTAATCAGCCTTTAAAACCGCTTCTGCTTAAAATTGTTTACATTGATGGCGAGAAAACTTATCCTGTCAGCGGAATTAAATTTAAGTTCTCATTTCAAACTGGCGCTGGAAAAATTTCTGAAGTTGGCATATCGGATAATTCTGGAATTGTAAAATGTGAGATATTTGAGTTAAAACCTCATCAAGAAAATTACTATGTTATATTTGCAAAAATTGACCTTTCGGAATTCAATATCTTTGGTCGGTATGATGAATATGCCGAATGGAATGAGTTTTTGCGAAGGAATGAAAGTGAAACAATTTTCACTTTGAAAAAAACAGTTACGACATTGGATGATAAAATTCGTGATCTTGTCTTAAATCTTGTTTCAAAAATTCCACCGGAGCTTGAGACGATTTCCATTTTACGAATTTACTATCAAGACAAACTTCCTGGACCTATGGCTTCATATTTGAAGCAGAAAATTGAATTAGCTATAGAGCGATATACAAAATTTTCATTGATAAGTGATGAGCAAATTAAAATGGTGAGTGTGAAATACGCCAATCTTGGATATTCTTCAGATGAATTAGGAGCCCCTGAAAGTTTTGGAAGATTCGCGGGAAGCAAGGTTGTAATAACAGGAAGCTATTGGGAAAGCGGAGATGTAATTGACTTAAATCTTAAAGCAACGGATGCCATGAAGAAGATTGTATTATCTACAGCAAATGTTAACATCCCGAAGTCATTTTTGCCAAATATCCCACTTGCACCTGAAAATTATAATCCCAAGGTAGATGATGAACTGATAAAATCTGAAAGGAAGGGTGAAGAGTTAAAGGTTGAGCTTTGGGTTGATAGACCTGATGGAATCTATTATGAGGGTGATACAATTGAAATTTTTGTTAGATCAAATAGAGATTGTTATGTTCAACTTGTTTATTATGATGCACAGGGCAATGCAATTCTTGTTTTTCCACATAAGAAGGAGTGGAATAACAAAATAGAAGCGAATAAAATTTACAAAGTTCCTGGCAATTTTGTGATTGAACCACCATTTGGAAGGGAGATATTGAAAGCGTTTGCAAGTGAAAATCCGTTTCCTTTACCTAAAGGAAAAGAACGCTCAGGTTTGATCTTAATTGAAAACCCGAGTGTATACTTGTCAAATGTCCGTGGACTTGGGTTGAAATCTGAAGATTATGCTGAAAGTAGTGTTGTAATCACAACTTTGAAAAAATAA
- a CDS encoding Peroxiredoxin — translation MNIIQITGMLLLVFALPLLPGEDKKVEVGNVVPDFSLVDLNGKVVKLSDFKDKIVVLEWSNPNCPFVQRVYKEKIMTTVQKEFTQKGIVWIIINSTNPKHRDYREPKELQKIYSEWGAVYTAYLMDPDGKVGRMFDAKTTPHMFIIDKNGKLVYNGAIDDDPRGEKKEKINYVRNALNEILAGKPVSVSITKPYGCSVKYAEQ, via the coding sequence ATGAACATAATACAAATCACAGGAATGCTTTTGTTGGTGTTTGCTCTTCCACTTTTACCTGGTGAAGATAAAAAAGTTGAGGTTGGCAATGTTGTCCCTGATTTTAGTTTAGTTGATTTAAACGGTAAAGTTGTAAAGCTATCTGATTTTAAGGATAAAATCGTAGTCCTTGAATGGAGCAATCCAAATTGTCCGTTTGTTCAACGTGTTTATAAAGAAAAAATAATGACAACTGTTCAGAAGGAATTTACACAAAAAGGAATCGTTTGGATCATTATAAACTCTACTAATCCAAAACATAGAGATTACAGAGAACCAAAGGAGTTACAAAAAATTTATAGCGAATGGGGCGCGGTTTATACTGCTTATTTAATGGATCCAGATGGAAAAGTTGGCAGAATGTTTGACGCTAAAACGACGCCACATATGTTTATCATAGATAAAAATGGAAAGCTTGTTTACAATGGTGCGATAGATGATGATCCGAGAGGAGAAAAGAAAGAGAAAATTAATTATGTAAGAAATGCGTTAAACGAAATCCTTGCTGGTAAACCAGTAAGCGTATCAATTACTAAGCCATACGGTTGCTCTGTTAAATATGCGGAGCAGTGA
- a CDS encoding long-chain acyl-CoA synthetase gives MPVVKPFSTIAEMFDVITRHFIDSDKPAYLYKVAGVYKPLSYKELREMVELTACGLAALGLKKGDKVGIISENRIEWIIVDFAMTTTGIIDVPVYPTLTAKQIEYIFNNAGVKATFVSNQVQFSKVEKIYDQVKTLDKVIIFTEKGIAAPDYLLSLKELMELGRDFKEKNPDYWINMIKEIKPEDILTIIYTSGTTGEPKGVVLTHKNLVSNILSATQVVPMTPEDTFLSYLPFSHSFERMAGFYAAFACGGTVALAESIDTIAQNLLEVKPTVMTSVPRLFERLYNRIIKGVEAGPAIRRKIFYWALDVGKKYVQASKRGKVPAWLKSQYALADKLVFSKLKERTGGRIKFFVSGGAALAKELGEFFEALGIKIIEGYGLTETSPVLTVNRLDDYKFGTVGKPIPGVEIKIAEDGEILARGPNVMLGYYNNPEATAEVIDKDGWFHTGDIGYFDEDGFLVITDRKKHIFVSSGGKNIAPQPIESLLIQSNYIDQAVVIGEGKPFLTALIVPDFEAIKDYAKQQGIPFHDEKELIHRDEIYRLFERELKRINKELAQHEHIRNFRLLEKPFTIEDGELTPTLKVKRKVVEQKYKHLIEQMYEELGV, from the coding sequence ATGCCTGTTGTAAAACCATTTTCCACAATTGCAGAAATGTTTGATGTTATAACTCGTCACTTTATTGATTCAGACAAACCAGCGTATCTTTACAAAGTTGCCGGGGTTTATAAACCGCTTTCATATAAGGAATTAAGGGAAATGGTTGAACTTACGGCATGTGGGCTTGCTGCGCTTGGATTGAAAAAAGGTGATAAAGTTGGAATTATATCGGAAAATAGAATTGAATGGATAATTGTTGATTTTGCCATGACGACGACAGGCATAATTGATGTGCCTGTTTATCCAACTTTGACCGCAAAGCAGATTGAATATATTTTTAACAACGCCGGTGTTAAGGCAACTTTTGTGTCAAATCAAGTTCAATTTTCTAAAGTTGAAAAAATTTATGATCAAGTTAAGACACTTGATAAAGTTATAATCTTTACAGAGAAGGGAATTGCAGCCCCCGATTATCTTTTGAGTTTGAAGGAATTGATGGAACTTGGAAGAGATTTCAAGGAGAAAAATCCTGATTACTGGATAAATATGATAAAGGAGATAAAACCAGAGGATATTTTGACGATAATTTACACTTCTGGCACAACTGGGGAACCGAAGGGGGTTGTCCTTACGCATAAAAATCTTGTATCAAATATCTTAAGTGCTACGCAAGTTGTCCCGATGACCCCAGAAGATACATTCCTTTCTTATCTTCCGTTTTCTCATTCGTTTGAAAGAATGGCGGGATTTTATGCAGCGTTTGCTTGTGGTGGAACAGTTGCGCTCGCCGAAAGCATAGACACAATTGCACAAAATTTACTTGAAGTGAAACCTACTGTTATGACCTCTGTCCCGAGATTGTTTGAGCGACTCTATAATAGGATAATAAAGGGGGTTGAGGCTGGACCAGCAATTAGAAGGAAAATTTTCTATTGGGCTCTTGATGTTGGGAAAAAATATGTCCAAGCAAGTAAAAGGGGAAAAGTTCCAGCATGGCTTAAATCTCAATATGCTCTTGCAGATAAACTTGTATTTTCAAAATTGAAAGAAAGAACTGGGGGAAGGATAAAATTCTTTGTTTCTGGAGGAGCTGCACTTGCAAAGGAACTTGGTGAATTTTTTGAAGCACTTGGAATTAAAATCATTGAAGGATATGGACTTACAGAAACATCGCCAGTTTTAACCGTAAATCGCCTTGATGATTATAAATTTGGAACTGTTGGGAAGCCGATTCCAGGAGTTGAAATAAAAATTGCTGAAGATGGTGAAATTCTTGCACGTGGTCCGAATGTGATGCTTGGTTATTACAATAACCCAGAAGCAACAGCTGAGGTGATTGATAAAGATGGATGGTTCCATACGGGTGATATTGGTTATTTTGATGAAGATGGTTTCCTTGTTATAACGGACAGAAAGAAGCATATCTTCGTTAGCTCTGGTGGGAAAAATATCGCGCCACAGCCGATTGAAAGTTTATTGATTCAATCAAATTATATTGACCAGGCAGTTGTGATCGGTGAGGGTAAACCATTTTTAACAGCTTTGATCGTTCCAGATTTTGAAGCGATAAAAGATTATGCAAAACAGCAGGGAATACCATTTCATGATGAGAAGGAGTTAATTCACAGGGATGAAATTTATAGATTATTTGAAAGAGAACTTAAAAGAATAAACAAGGAGCTTGCACAGCACGAGCATATAAGAAACTTTCGCCTGCTTGAAAAACCATTTACAATTGAAGACGGGGAATTGACCCCAACATTGAAAGTTAAAAGAAAAGTCGTTGAGCAAAAATATAAACATCTAATTGAGCAGATGTATGAGGAACTTGGTGTTTAG
- a CDS encoding Por secretion system C-terminal sorting domain-containing protein, with the protein MFRRIFKIFIAIAVIVNLINSQNLLYLEGNEKINTSTVEVNLILSNTDTVKGIQATLKLDKPFLKLDTIIAFSNNFLFRYYAPDSVTINFVMLASSGYELKPGKTTLAKIKFNVLKFNTSDSVNIRFENLLMIAPKAQKLNATANGITLKFTAMENELELKFNINYSSIVAWLKNSEKVRKLNIELKIKNGSTAEFVSLMPRSAGFMKLNYEIKDNMVKINLISRDENGLESGEGEIFFVTGKFNNADDVEISKLEVINSNGTIATPNFKLITTSIYPVNFKLEQNYPNPFNPATTIKFTIPKDTRVQIAVFDINGRLVKILVDKILPAGEHITVWDGTDENGSSVSSGVYLYRMYADGFVNSKKMLLIK; encoded by the coding sequence ATGTTCCGAAGAATCTTCAAAATATTCATAGCGATAGCGGTAATTGTAAATCTAATAAATTCCCAAAACCTTTTATATCTTGAAGGAAATGAAAAAATAAATACATCAACCGTTGAAGTAAATCTTATCTTATCAAACACCGATACAGTTAAAGGAATACAAGCAACGTTAAAACTTGACAAACCATTTCTAAAGCTTGACACAATTATTGCTTTCTCAAACAATTTCCTGTTTAGATATTACGCACCCGATAGCGTTACAATAAACTTTGTAATGCTTGCAAGCTCAGGCTATGAACTTAAACCTGGGAAAACCACATTAGCAAAAATAAAATTTAATGTTTTAAAATTTAACACTAGCGATAGCGTAAATATAAGATTTGAAAATCTACTTATGATAGCTCCAAAGGCTCAGAAACTAAATGCGACAGCAAACGGAATAACGCTCAAATTTACGGCAATGGAAAATGAACTTGAGTTAAAGTTTAACATCAATTATTCTTCAATCGTTGCATGGTTAAAAAACAGTGAAAAAGTAAGGAAACTCAACATTGAACTTAAAATTAAAAATGGTTCAACTGCCGAATTTGTCTCCCTAATGCCAAGAAGCGCAGGATTTATGAAACTTAACTACGAGATAAAAGATAACATGGTCAAAATCAACTTGATTTCAAGAGATGAAAATGGGCTTGAATCAGGTGAAGGTGAGATATTTTTTGTAACAGGAAAATTTAACAATGCAGATGATGTTGAAATATCAAAACTTGAAGTCATCAATTCAAATGGAACTATAGCAACACCAAACTTCAAACTTATAACAACAAGCATTTATCCTGTAAATTTCAAACTGGAACAAAATTATCCGAATCCATTTAACCCAGCCACAACTATTAAATTCACGATTCCAAAAGATACAAGAGTTCAAATCGCCGTGTTTGATATAAATGGAAGATTGGTTAAAATTCTCGTTGATAAGATACTACCAGCAGGTGAACATATAACAGTTTGGGATGGAACAGATGAGAACGGCTCAAGCGTAAGTTCAGGAGTGTATTTATACAGGATGTATGCTGATGGATTTGTGAACTCAAAAAAGATGTTACTTATAAAATAA
- a CDS encoding Disulphide bond corrector protein DsbC, whose protein sequence is MISQDKELVKVNIISDWDGASDKFYLGVRFTISPGWYIYWRNPGDAGLAPEIKLILPPSLKSGEIQFPIPVKIVHGDIVSFGYYNEVVLLIPIQVVSNEAVKRQSNIKVHLNWLVCSESCIPGNATVEYKLKKTSDVEKRLIKKYKDMLPKKFESSGLTIKNFKVEKKGNSNLVKIELSGKNLDRVQDFYPDFMDNFLIDLKSIKVRDGKIEMLITPTVANAKVNFLSGIVVINGEGYELNLKQK, encoded by the coding sequence ATGATTTCCCAAGATAAAGAGCTTGTCAAAGTTAACATCATTTCTGATTGGGATGGTGCTTCAGATAAGTTTTATCTTGGTGTTAGATTTACAATTTCGCCAGGTTGGTATATTTACTGGCGAAATCCAGGTGATGCTGGACTTGCTCCTGAAATAAAGTTAATCCTTCCGCCTTCGCTTAAATCCGGGGAAATCCAGTTTCCAATTCCAGTGAAAATTGTTCACGGTGATATTGTGTCATTTGGTTATTATAATGAAGTCGTTTTGCTGATTCCAATTCAGGTTGTTTCAAATGAAGCGGTAAAAAGACAAAGCAATATAAAAGTTCACCTTAATTGGCTTGTATGTAGCGAAAGTTGCATCCCTGGGAATGCAACAGTGGAATATAAATTGAAAAAAACAAGTGATGTTGAAAAAAGGTTAATCAAAAAATATAAAGATATGTTGCCGAAGAAATTTGAAAGTTCAGGTTTAACGATTAAAAATTTTAAGGTTGAGAAAAAAGGAAATTCAAATTTGGTAAAAATCGAGCTTTCGGGAAAAAATTTGGATAGGGTTCAAGATTTCTATCCTGATTTTATGGATAACTTTCTGATTGATTTAAAAAGTATAAAGGTGAGGGATGGAAAAATTGAGATGCTGATTACCCCAACTGTTGCGAACGCTAAAGTGAACTTTTTAAGTGGCATCGTCGTCATAAATGGAGAAGGTTATGAGTTAAATTTAAAACAAAAGTAA
- a CDS encoding LPP20 lipoprotein yields the protein MRFLLLTILFSSYVFSQPNWYKTQTHPKYPKEFYILGIGAAVGEDARETAKQNAIADVASQIKVQVQSEITSLEKERIINKESDYYSEFQQKSKTIVDEILTGCEIVEMDFDKKAKTWYALAVLDKQRYLASLEDEIENAWMQIKKLYEDAQSFIGAGKVLQAIQNLKDAQQKIYDIYSKQVFYNALSKIPYKPDVDLTASGIESEIRDLISRIKIEKVSGDNQVGRIGEELPEELVVKVFYQGNVLVPIVNANVVFTYKTGEVIERTTTDEQGIASIKAIAMGKRANQIIASFSIPGLPSEYARIISQIKAEFTYTTSAEMTPSVTVSLKGAKEDKLIFDVMKKLTQAIEKNGYKVEDEARFVVGGDIGSRVVSSVQGVGGMLYTVEAELNLFLKDLESGQIIGSMSVKSRAVGKSERDAYEKALKGMKFSNKELVEMLSNAKIEE from the coding sequence ATGCGATTTCTTTTATTGACAATTTTATTTTCATCTTATGTCTTTTCCCAACCGAACTGGTATAAAACCCAGACACATCCAAAATATCCAAAAGAATTTTATATCCTTGGAATTGGTGCAGCTGTTGGTGAAGATGCGAGAGAGACAGCAAAGCAGAATGCAATTGCAGATGTCGCTTCACAGATAAAAGTTCAAGTTCAATCAGAAATTACGAGTTTGGAGAAAGAAAGAATCATAAACAAAGAGTCAGATTATTACTCTGAATTTCAACAAAAGTCAAAAACGATAGTTGATGAGATTTTGACAGGTTGTGAGATAGTTGAAATGGATTTTGATAAAAAAGCTAAAACATGGTATGCTTTGGCGGTTCTTGATAAGCAACGGTATTTGGCTTCACTTGAAGATGAGATTGAGAATGCATGGATGCAAATTAAGAAGCTTTATGAAGATGCTCAATCATTTATAGGTGCGGGAAAAGTTTTACAGGCAATTCAGAATTTAAAGGATGCACAGCAAAAAATTTATGATATTTATTCAAAACAGGTTTTTTATAACGCCCTTTCAAAAATTCCCTATAAACCAGATGTTGATTTAACAGCAAGCGGAATTGAATCTGAGATAAGAGATTTAATTTCAAGGATTAAAATTGAGAAGGTTTCAGGAGATAATCAGGTTGGTAGAATTGGTGAAGAGCTTCCAGAAGAGCTTGTTGTTAAAGTGTTTTATCAAGGAAATGTTTTGGTACCGATTGTAAATGCAAATGTGGTTTTTACATATAAAACTGGCGAGGTAATAGAAAGAACCACAACGGATGAGCAGGGCATCGCGAGTATCAAAGCGATCGCAATGGGTAAAAGGGCAAACCAGATAATTGCAAGTTTTTCAATTCCTGGGTTACCAAGTGAATATGCGCGGATAATTTCACAAATTAAGGCTGAATTTACTTATACGACAAGTGCAGAAATGACCCCAAGTGTTACCGTGTCTTTAAAGGGCGCAAAAGAAGATAAGTTGATATTTGATGTTATGAAAAAATTAACTCAAGCAATTGAAAAAAATGGATACAAGGTTGAAGATGAAGCAAGATTTGTTGTGGGTGGTGATATAGGTTCAAGAGTTGTCTCGTCAGTTCAAGGGGTTGGTGGTATGCTTTACACTGTTGAAGCAGAGTTGAATTTATTTCTTAAGGATTTAGAAAGTGGTCAAATAATTGGGAGCATGAGCGTTAAGTCAAGAGCTGTAGGGAAAAGTGAAAGAGATGCTTACGAGAAGGCGTTAAAAGGAATGAAATTTTCAAACAAAGAGCTTGTTGAGATGTTATCAAATGCGAAGATTGAAGAATGA
- a CDS encoding LPP20 lipoprotein produces MRYISLVLVFAVVLFMVGCGGKERVAVPESPAPAWVNNPPTAVDAIYGVGAANVGANPVLARNKAADAARQELGRIIQIKVKSLLDNFMQEHQEFVNNQGTITSEEFSRSVSRSVSQATLAGSQIVEFYYDKDNKIYYALAVLRKNDIVNEIMRSMTEAQRQKKTAFVEMKADEALKLLDKELEKWDLSK; encoded by the coding sequence ATGCGGTATATTTCTTTAGTGTTAGTTTTTGCGGTTGTATTATTTATGGTCGGTTGTGGGGGTAAGGAACGAGTTGCAGTTCCTGAATCTCCAGCCCCAGCTTGGGTAAATAATCCACCAACAGCTGTTGATGCAATTTATGGAGTTGGCGCAGCAAATGTTGGAGCAAATCCTGTGCTTGCGAGAAATAAAGCAGCGGATGCTGCAAGACAGGAACTTGGCAGAATTATTCAAATAAAGGTTAAAAGCTTGCTTGATAATTTTATGCAGGAGCATCAGGAATTTGTAAACAACCAGGGGACGATAACATCTGAAGAATTCTCAAGAAGCGTGAGCAGGTCAGTAAGCCAGGCAACGCTTGCAGGTTCTCAAATTGTGGAATTTTATTATGATAAAGACAACAAGATATATTATGCACTTGCTGTTTTAAGAAAGAATGACATTGTGAATGAAATAATGCGCTCAATGACCGAAGCCCAACGTCAGAAAAAGACGGCATTTGTTGAAATGAAAGCGGATGAGGCACTTAAACTTCTTGACAAAGAACTTGAAAAGTGGGACTTGAGCAAGTGA
- a CDS encoding holo-[acyl-carrier protein] synthase, whose translation MIVGIGVDIVEIDRFKNLTEKWGEHFLNKVFTQREIDYCFSKNNIYQHLAGRFAAKEAISKAISTGWSGIFRWKDVEILNDENGKPEVILHNQIKEQFSSCSFYISISHSLNYAVAFAVVEKN comes from the coding sequence ATGATAGTTGGAATTGGAGTTGACATAGTTGAGATAGATAGATTTAAAAATTTAACAGAAAAATGGGGTGAGCACTTTTTGAATAAAGTATTTACACAACGTGAAATAGATTATTGCTTTTCAAAAAATAACATTTATCAGCACCTCGCTGGAAGATTTGCAGCAAAGGAGGCAATAAGCAAGGCGATCTCAACTGGATGGAGTGGGATTTTCAGGTGGAAAGATGTTGAAATTTTAAATGACGAAAACGGTAAACCAGAGGTCATACTTCACAATCAAATTAAAGAACAGTTTAGTTCCTGCTCATTTTACATTTCAATCTCGCATTCTCTAAATTATGCAGTTGCTTTCGCTGTGGTTGAAAAAAATTAA
- a CDS encoding LPP20 lipoprotein encodes MKELVFTILTLLTFSKVCGQQPSWLSVLPQSKEYLYAVGASSPYFYPETTKAKAIEDAIFELARTIEVGVKVKQINWFEDTGSLFSGLSHFEEEYEEEIDTTLFNLIKSNYELVSQWHDPKSKILYVLLRIPVKAISTDTVYSIPDEFVYDPALAGLSVSSRKQPKWIYKIPVSDVAIYAVGASDRYFDPAETRKRAIQNARSELSRIINLKIQTLLDNWSEGNKAFELSYSRRISRTISNAKLTGSQIVGFWIDPKTGANYALARMYKKNLIYQIKQVAINAIKQNPPEKLTNQDKPIEEILNEALNQLDKELEKLNKSKGELK; translated from the coding sequence ATGAAGGAACTTGTTTTTACAATTTTGACTTTGTTAACATTTTCAAAAGTTTGCGGTCAGCAACCCTCGTGGCTTTCTGTGCTTCCTCAGTCAAAGGAATATCTTTATGCTGTTGGTGCGTCGTCTCCGTATTTTTACCCAGAAACTACAAAAGCAAAAGCAATTGAAGACGCTATCTTTGAACTCGCCAGAACAATTGAAGTTGGTGTTAAGGTAAAGCAAATAAATTGGTTTGAGGACACAGGAAGTCTTTTTTCTGGACTTTCACATTTTGAGGAAGAATATGAAGAAGAAATTGATACGACGCTTTTTAATCTTATAAAGTCAAATTATGAACTTGTTTCACAATGGCATGATCCGAAATCAAAAATTTTATATGTTTTGCTTCGTATCCCTGTAAAAGCTATTTCAACTGATACAGTTTATTCAATTCCCGATGAATTTGTTTACGATCCCGCACTTGCAGGGTTAAGTGTTTCTTCAAGAAAACAACCTAAATGGATTTATAAAATTCCTGTTTCTGATGTTGCGATTTACGCTGTTGGCGCGTCTGATAGATATTTTGATCCAGCTGAGACAAGAAAACGAGCAATTCAAAATGCACGGTCCGAGCTTTCAAGAATTATAAATTTGAAAATTCAGACATTACTTGATAATTGGTCAGAGGGGAATAAAGCTTTTGAATTAAGCTATTCGCGAAGGATATCAAGAACGATTTCAAACGCAAAATTAACAGGCTCACAGATAGTTGGCTTCTGGATTGATCCGAAAACAGGTGCAAATTATGCCCTTGCACGAATGTATAAGAAAAACTTGATCTATCAAATAAAACAAGTCGCAATAAACGCGATAAAACAAAACCCACCTGAAAAACTCACAAACCAGGATAAACCTATAGAAGAGATTCTAAATGAGGCATTAAATCAACTTGATAAAGAACTTGAAAAACTAAACAAAAGTAAGGGGGAATTAAAATGA
- a CDS encoding Curli production assembly/transport component CsgG encodes MKIFKLFLSLILAISLLFSQDKKINVAVLKFDAKGFEPAQIDVLVSRFRVALNSTGKFNVLEREKIKEILMEQNLQQSEIAEGVGDNVQIGKILGVKEIITGDIGKVEELYTVNVRRISVETSEIVQTASADYEGKISGLLKVMEQLAYKLAENPSEKHVALKVEQEGKQEQEKKQKVEEVVEEETEEEDIFGDLYKEFNIAKDPFKDSDPPKIELYYPSVKNNGYLRVSNRDFELGGIVTDESGIISIKVNGEAADVKLGLAGMNFYKKIKLKKGRNTVEIVATDLYHNVGKLTFTVEVK; translated from the coding sequence ATGAAAATCTTTAAACTCTTTCTGAGTTTAATTTTAGCTATATCGTTGCTTTTTTCTCAGGATAAAAAAATAAATGTCGCCGTTTTAAAGTTTGACGCTAAGGGATTTGAACCTGCTCAAATTGATGTTCTCGTTTCAAGGTTTAGAGTCGCATTGAACTCAACGGGTAAATTTAATGTGCTTGAAAGGGAGAAGATCAAAGAGATATTAATGGAGCAAAATTTGCAACAGAGCGAAATTGCAGAGGGAGTTGGGGATAATGTACAGATTGGAAAAATTCTCGGGGTAAAGGAGATTATAACTGGTGATATTGGTAAAGTTGAAGAACTTTACACTGTAAATGTTAGAAGGATAAGCGTTGAAACATCAGAAATAGTTCAAACTGCAAGCGCTGATTATGAGGGTAAAATATCTGGATTGTTGAAGGTTATGGAACAACTTGCTTATAAACTTGCTGAAAATCCCTCAGAGAAACATGTCGCTTTGAAAGTTGAACAAGAAGGAAAACAAGAACAGGAAAAGAAACAAAAGGTTGAAGAAGTTGTGGAGGAAGAGACCGAAGAAGAGGATATATTTGGGGATCTTTATAAGGAGTTTAACATAGCAAAAGACCCGTTTAAAGACAGTGATCCTCCGAAAATTGAGCTTTATTACCCATCTGTGAAAAATAATGGGTATTTGAGGGTCAGCAATCGTGATTTTGAACTTGGTGGAATTGTTACTGATGAAAGCGGTATAATTTCAATCAAGGTAAACGGTGAAGCAGCTGATGTTAAACTTGGGCTTGCTGGGATGAATTTTTATAAAAAGATAAAACTTAAAAAAGGAAGAAACACAGTTGAAATTGTTGCTACGGATCTTTATCACAATGTTGGTAAATTAACATTTACAGTGGAGGTGAAATGA